From the genome of Pelobacter propionicus DSM 2379, one region includes:
- the lptF gene encoding LPS export ABC transporter permease LptF: MKRTLYLSIIREITSLFLLGLGIFTLVLLMGRMIKLTEMVISRGVALADMGRMIICLMPSFLVYTIPMAFLLAVLLTFGRLSADSEITVMKACGISLVQIMPPVLLCALVAATLGLYAGVVGVPWGNRAFAAMSFDMLSQNVSSTIREKVFWDDIPGIVLYTDHYDEERHTLSGVVINDERNASRPLTIFASSGLVAGGANPRDVRLILRSGSIHAQGRGGEYRLIHFAEYVMNIAAPGGTDTVTRAPREMTVTELHRSIASPSTQPKLRKKMATEMHSRFALPFASLVFAVLAVPLGLQNRRSARSFGFAISIGVLLAYYILLSLLGTMAEKGSFPAPLALWIPNMVFLVLGWVLLRLASQERSLTLPSVEKLRGLLRRSP; encoded by the coding sequence ATGAAACGCACCCTCTACCTCTCCATCATCCGTGAGATCACCAGCCTGTTCCTTTTGGGGCTGGGCATCTTCACGCTGGTACTGCTGATGGGACGCATGATCAAGCTGACCGAGATGGTCATCTCCCGCGGCGTTGCACTGGCTGACATGGGCCGGATGATCATCTGCCTGATGCCGTCCTTTCTGGTCTACACCATCCCCATGGCATTCCTGCTGGCGGTGCTGCTCACCTTCGGCCGCCTCTCCGCGGACAGCGAGATAACGGTCATGAAGGCCTGCGGCATCAGCCTTGTGCAGATCATGCCGCCGGTTCTGCTCTGCGCCCTGGTGGCAGCCACGCTGGGCCTGTATGCCGGGGTGGTGGGGGTGCCGTGGGGAAATCGCGCCTTTGCCGCCATGAGCTTCGACATGCTCAGCCAGAACGTCTCCTCCACCATCAGGGAGAAGGTTTTCTGGGACGACATCCCCGGCATCGTGCTCTATACCGATCATTACGATGAAGAGCGCCACACCCTTTCCGGTGTGGTCATCAACGATGAGCGCAACGCTTCCCGTCCCCTGACCATCTTCGCCTCCAGCGGCCTGGTGGCGGGGGGCGCAAATCCCCGTGATGTCCGGCTGATTCTGAGGAGCGGCAGTATTCACGCCCAGGGGAGGGGGGGGGAGTACCGGCTGATTCATTTCGCCGAGTATGTCATGAACATCGCTGCTCCTGGCGGCACGGACACCGTTACCCGCGCCCCGCGGGAGATGACCGTGACGGAACTGCACCGCTCCATCGCCAGTCCCTCCACGCAGCCGAAACTGCGCAAGAAGATGGCGACGGAGATGCACAGCCGCTTCGCGCTCCCCTTCGCCTCGCTGGTCTTTGCCGTGCTGGCCGTGCCGCTGGGACTGCAGAACCGCCGCTCGGCCAGGTCCTTCGGCTTTGCCATCAGCATCGGGGTCCTGCTGGCCTACTACATCCTGCTGTCCCTGTTGGGCACCATGGCGGAAAAGGGCAGTTTCCCCGCACCACTGGCACTCTGGATTCCCAACATGGTCTTTCTGGTGCTGGGCTGGG